The nucleotide window GTAAACCTGTTTAAACCAGCTCAAACCAGTATAAACAAGCAGGGCTTTGCTTATTTAGTTTCACTTTGTAACATGTTCTGACCGAAGGAATTCTTCTCCTCCAGGCCACACGGTGGCATTCTCTGCCTTCCTGCTGGATTCTTCTCAAGGACACACCAATGTTGGACCCTTTGAGACATTAACCACAGTCATCTATAAACACGTGTTTACAAACATCGGAGAGGCTTACAATAAAAGCACAGGTAATTAATACACAGATTACATGATATTCATCCAATAACTGCCCAATAATCAACCGATAATTACAatgtatttagttttttttgctGAACATTTACTATTATCCAGCGTTGaccataattattatttattaatatcatcacaatataattaattaatgattaccagataaaatacaatatttacGCCTTGTTTACTTAAAATTACTCTGATATTTATCCAATATTTTCCAAAAATATACTTATTATTTGCCTGATATTTACCATGTGTTTACTTAACATTTCCTTATATGTATTTACCTAAtattctttttgttgttgtgctgcAGGGGATTTCACGGCTCCTCTGAAGGGCGTCTATGATTTCCAGGTGTCTTCCAAAGCGAAAGGAAACAATGAAATATATCTATTAACgggtttgtttaaaaatgatgcTCACGTTACATCCATTTACGCCAACCAAATGTTTGGTATGTACAGCTCCTCCAACGGCGTGACTCTGTCTCTGGAGAAAGGAGACCGCATTTCTGTCCGTCTCTACCCTTCCGCCTGGATTTTCGACAACGGCGCCCACCACCACAGCTCCTTCAGCGGACACCTGCTCTTCCCACTGTAGAAAACCCCTCCGAAAAACAACAGGATGAGGCCTACCGCCGGCTGCTGTGGGGATGTTGGTGTTGCCGCAGTGACACCACTctctatttatatttgtttatctaCTAAGTTTCTCGAGATTGGTTTCAAACATAATCACTTCCTAAATAAAGCAACACCTGCTGCCCAAACTGATGTACAGTTCATTAAATCTGGAGGATATGATTTGTCTTAAAAACACTTTGATTTATTTCTTGAAATAATATTTACCTCTCTGTTTTTAGCAATTACTAAAGTTAATTTATTGATGACATGAATAAAAAGATTACCCCTATGGAAGCCACAGGACTGTAAAAAAATACACCATTCAGTCATTTCACATGGACCAAGCACATGGTAAACTAAGCTCTGTGTAGCTGCATAGTGCATTTCAGTTGATAAAATTAAAACTACACACAGATGGTGTACTAAATGTTAGCCAGGGAGATgaatatacatgttttttttattcaaaatacaGGACACATCTGAGTATATTATGACCTACATTATGCACTACagtgtggcacggtggcgcagcaggtagtgtcagggatcacggagcggactgacggaagcGGACGATCTCGCTAACACACAGTAAAGTTATGTTTAAgacaggaaaacaaaacaaagacaggcacaCTTggacagggaaacacacacaacaacacaacttGACTAGGGGAATGAAACGAGTAAGAGAACAAAtgtccgacaagaggaagtgaaggaaggggacttaaatacaaaacacagacgagacgcacctggaacagataatgagagggcagggtaacaaatgagacacagacgatgaggcggaacaaaggtgggactagagtaacaacaaacagagccatgtgctgagagagcacatggccgagaaaacagacatgacaggacgagggcgtgacatgtagtgttgcagtcacacagctccagggacctggaggttgtgggttcgattaccactccgggtgactgtctgtgaggagtgtggtgtgttctccccgtgtccgcgtgggtttcctccgggtgctccggtttcctcccacagtccaaaaaaacacacgttggtaggtggattggcgactcaaaagtgtccgtaggtgtgagtgaatgtatgagtgtgtgtgttgccctgtgaaggactggcgccccctccagggtgtattcctgccttgtgcccaatgattccaggtaggctctggacccaccatgaccctgaactggataaggtgttacagacaatgaatgaatgactgaataattGAAGTGAATTGAACAAAAGCGATGAGAATAGAACTGAAATCACCAGTTTGAGTGTGATTCTGTTCCAGAGTTTAACGGCTCCATTGTGTGACGCAGAGATAATGAATTGATCAGTGAGACACAGAACACTGACCCGGTCACTAtgagtctacacacacacacacaaagtagtGCAACTGATGGGTTGTactactttgtgtgtgtgtgtgtgtgtgtgtgtagacttaTAGTGACCGTGTAGTACACCCCATCAGTTGCTGGTCATTTAATTACATGCTGCTTTACAGTGTATTATGACAGTTACAAAATGTCTAAGCAAAAAGCACTTAAAAAGATAATAACTGCATGTCAGGTATACAGCAATTGGACATGGAGTCATTTAATGTCACACTGTGTCAGGAGAGAATTCACTATCATGTAGGACTCTGCGAACCCCAGCCATCACTTCTACAGTGTCTTTTAATCAGTCTGGAATACCGCACCAGCTGCTCACATGTCCAGCTACTTTCCCAGGCCAGTCATCCTCTTGAACACTGCACCATATAACAGAATAACAATGTGAGTTTGCTATTCACCCTTAAACTCACAAGCAGTTCTTAAGTAGAGATCATCTCCCCGAGGTCAGATGGTCCCGCGTGGGGCAGTTaggtgtcacgccctcgtcctctcaggtctgttttccccgccatgtgctctctctgcacatggctctgtctgttattgtctccgccctagtcccgcctttgttccgcctcctcgtctgtgtctcatttgttaccctgccctctcattatctgtctcaggtgcgtctcgtctgtgtttagtatttaagtccccttgtatcacttcctcttgtcagTCATTCGTTCTCGTACTTGTTTCATTCCAGTTCCCAGTCTTGTTGTTTTGCTTCCTTTGTCACATTGctgagtccagtctgtctgtcccttgaTTCGATTTGTTCTCTGTCTATTTTCTTCCTTGTGTCTCTCATTGTTTGTCATTACCgttcagtctgtttagctctttcTGTTTAGgtttctgtttagctctgtgtcCAGGTTTATCTATTTAGTTCTATGTCTAGGttgagtctgtttctctgtctgtttagctccctctaggtttctctgtcctgttccctctctatctgtcaaagtctctctgtcttatATCACGTCAAGTCATTGTGTTTTATCTAAAtccttagagagagagagagagagagagagagagagaaaatatggatgaattcttcatcttcaggacatcaatagtctgttatattgtctTTAGTGAGCTTTTCAGATCTTTGAGagactttgaaaataaagagataatatccgcggaaggaagctaaacgtctagtttttccacggtatggaagttgtgttcgtatttcgacagaatgcaactactgcaccatttagggtgaaacagaaaatccaaatgaatcgattacGGATTCTTTGTATCTTggatgtgtactctgaattttttaacTTGCATCTCAGTTTGGCCTATCGACTTTGTCGAAACAAATATCAGTGCTGCAAATTCAagggtggtaatatttcaaagtctgatgagatttgcttccatagagATTCTTCCGGTGGTGGTGGCAATGGGAACTAGTaacgaacgaaccggttcaaagagccggctcttgtaagtgaacgatgagagccggttccagTCTAAGGccgagccattttttctaaggcttgtcattcaactaatcagagaacaacaagcaaatgTACCAATCAGCGAAGGGTTATACCACCaagcagggaggggaggggaggggagaggtGGGTAGCATCTGCTTGGTGGTGTGtgctagtgatgggaatttcggctctttttggggagccagCTCTTTTGCCACCCCTCATGCAAAATTACATACATTTTGCATGACTATAGGGACGAAATATTATtgtacaatattaaaaataataaatagtgttgaaaTGTCaaattgttttatggctgtcttgtaataactcactgattgcactcaatCAACATTCAATTGTAttaataactggatttttatttaaacaccttaataaaaaatcatttgtaaactctgaaatatagccaatggagcCCAAatggtaggtattacaaaatagcgtatcaaattaaataatcatccatttctgggcaataaaataaacaaatactctgcaaagtgcaaaacagcaacattcaacggtagtgattaaaacaaccacaagtgtaaacaaatatttaactgatttaacattttcttcaactattttttggaaggcagattggcattcaggaaaactaagtgtctcagcttggagggttggagcttgcttgttgttctgattggttgaatgacaagccttagaaaaaaatggctcggtcttagacgggaaccggctctttgaaccggttcgttcgcgaccgacacatcactagtgtGTGCAGTGCTCGCACATGGCAAACAGGAGGAAGGTGTAAATGGAGAGCCGGAGGGAGAAAAATGACGGAAAGGAAAAGAAGCAGTATTTGgctgcattttaaaaatcatgatGACGCAACGGCAGAATGTCTCATTTACAAGACCAAAATATCTTTTCGAGCAGGCTCCACTAACAATCTTCATAGACATTTGAGAACGATACATCCAGCAGTTCATCTGGAAGAAAGGCAGGCTAGCATGCCAACATCTGTTCCatcactttgcagagtatttgtttattttattacccagaaatggatgattatttaatactaaattaatatttatttagtaattttgttctgtagtggaaataagtggtaaaacaaagagccatctAGGAGCCataagagccggctctttatgaagagccgagccggctccccaaaaagagccgaaattcccatcactaatgGGAACTTCTCTTACCCAATTGGGAAGATTCACCAACGACAGACAAGAAGGGGGGGCTGTTTGCTGCCAGAAGAACCTgtaaaaaaggagaaagaacaCTGTCATGGTGTTACATGCCAGAAAggctgtctgttttgttttttctctccacACCCCTTTTTCCTTGCTCTCTTAATCCTGTCCTATTACAGGTGATCAACAGCAACCCCTGTATCTGACCAATGAAAGGAGCTGTTTCTGGAGTGAAGGTGGGGAATCTGGTTTAAAGGTGGCCCATGATgtaagaaaggagagagagagctggggagAGGAGGCCATGGTGTGCTTGTTTGTGGCTTGCTTGCTTGCTTGCTTGCTTGCTTGCTTGCTTGTGGCTAAGCTCCTTGTTTTTCCTTGTGGAGTTAAAGTTATGTAAGCAAATGTGATTATGTGCTAACCTTTAGTTGTTCACTACCTCAGTGTGGACAGGTTAGAAAAACACCCAACAGTACTGatagtaaattattgtatacaCTAGATAAGGGGCAAGTGCTActcatgtatttttttcttcttcttaggGAAGTTAGTAGGCTACGCAGGCaagttgttttgttcttttcttttctttggcgCTGTCCATAGTCCACCTGAGTGTGTTGGCTATGTGAATTAACTCACCTTTGTACCTTTTTGTGGACTCTAAGTGTAGCTTCACTTGTCAAGTTATCTtgtgctctttctttctttttccatgtttgtttttctttgtattgttACCTGTGTTAAATTAAATCTAATTAAGAGCAGCAGATGTGTGGGTTATCTTAACTGTCATCAATAGTACCTGATTTCTCACACAGCTCATGTTATGTCCTCTCTTACCCCTGGTCATTAAAAACAAGCATAGAGAGAGGATGTTAACACATTGCtaataatgtaaacaaactTAACCGTACAGTGATGTGATGGTGGAAATATGCTGAAACAGTATgtagtacagtgctgtaatgtGTTGACATTATAATTGTGTTAGTAGCTCACCCTCTCAGGCAGAAATTAGTTTACCCGGAGGCGGGGCTTAGACTTTATATATGACTTCTGGACTCGTCCCCAGGATGTTCTCTTTTTGAATTGTTTgagttttatattttacactgaaaacaaTGAGTGGTGCTTCCAAAACATCCACAAAACCCTCCGAGGGCTCATCTGAACAGGTAATTGTTTTAATAGTGTGGAATTATTAGAGTTTTAACATAGAACATTAGCATAGAACtctaatattaaaacaataacttTGGTCATACAGAAACAATGGGTAATATCCAAAGCCTGTTAGttatttatgattatttttattctccaTAAATGTGGTTTAAATGTAAAGAAAGGGCTCGAGTGGTTTGGTGTGATAAACCCAGCTGGAGAAAGTTGTTCAGAAACCAGATGTCCACTTCAGTTAGTAttaaaactagcactaaatgtctTCAGATTTTCCACTATTCTTCTTCATCTTaagcttcattttttttaagcGGTAGAGCACACTGGTGGTTGTAGAGGGAACATAAATGTTTGTGTTGAGCTGACCATGGTCTGGAGCTTTACCTGATGTTATTgagaattatttaattttgaacTGAGTGTTTGTTTTCACTGGTGTAACATTTTCTACCCATTACGGTGCTGATTTAGTGGTCCAGGAGACTCTCAGACCAATCTCATACATTGTATATAGCACATGTGTtactctcagccaatcagatcggTGCATTGTGATGAGGGCTGAGACTTGAGAAATTAGACTTACAAGACAGGGCTCCAGACTGCAAGTGCACTTTCAGCTGGATATTTCTTTTGGTTGggggactattctcagtccagcagtgacactgaggggttcaataacttcagcagcacagctgtctgatccacccgcaccagcacaacacacactaacacaccaccaccacgtcagtgttactgcagcgcggagaataatccaccaccacatcacacctgctgagtgctgaagaacagggagaagggggaataagaaagtatgcaaagcaacagatggactacagtgtgtaactgaccggagtggacagtgagtgtagaaacatgaaGGTGGTAGTAATGTAATGGTTGGGGTTATTTTTAACCTTTTTAAAAAGTAGTGAATTAAGTGTTGAACACATCACCAATTttgtaagtaaatatatttctaaaggtGATATACTAGAGGTTGGTGACAATCCACCAAGTCCATACATTGTTTTGTATAATAATGGGAAATGACACAGGGAAATAATATTGAACACATGACGAAAGGGAGGTGCAAGAAGTCATGGAAAGTCATGACACCAGCTAAAATCCATCAGTGATTAGAAAGTAATCCTGCCACTCAGTGAAAATTAATATCAGCTGGTTCAACTGATGACCTATTAAAAAGGTCTCATTACCAAGGTGCCACACAAACAGCTCATGATGGTAAAACCAGTGAGCTCTCTCAAGGCAATATTGTTGCAAAACACACTGATGGCATTGGTTACACAAGAGTTTCTAAACTACTGAAGGTTTCATTGAGCACTGTTGGGGCCATAACATCATTTCACAAAAACGGCCACAACCAGGTGCTTCCCACAAGATTTCAGACAGAGGACTGAAAAGAATGATCAGAAGAGTTGTCCAAGAGCCAAGGATTGCTTGTAGAGGGCTACACAAAGACCTGGAATCAATAAGTAATGAACTCAGCCATGGCCTTAATAAGCAAGACTCCATTGctgaaataaaagcatgttgaAGCACGATTAGTTTGCTCAACATTTAGACAAGCGTACGGCACTAGCACACTTCATATAACTGAAGGAAGGATTAATGGACAAATTTACTGAGACATTCTTGATTTAAAAATCTGCTGCTATCCACCAAGATGATTAAGATAAGTCAGGATGGACATTTCAGAAAGACAGTGATCCCAAACACACAGCCATGGAGATTCTCACCTGCTTTCAGAGAAAGAAGGCAAAGCTGCTAGAATCTCCCAGCCAATCACAGGCCTGAATCCAAATGAAAATTGATGGAAGGAACTAAAACTCTGTTCATAGAAGAAACCCACAGAACCTTCAGTGTGTGTAAGAATGGTGCTTTACAGAGATTACAGATATGACATGATTCTCCCTTATGTCCAGCTTATATTGCGCACACCCATCAgcccaaacattaaaaacaccccCTTGTTTAACACTACACCTAGATTAGAGGTCACTCTGTAGATTTGCAGTTACAAACTGAACATCCgaatactttgttagccctggGCCTATTGtgacactgaaaaataattaaGCACTTACAATCAGTGAAgcaatgatttattattattattattactgttatgaagatgctgtttgtgtttttcagagcaGGCAGAGATATTAGCAGATTTGAGTGAGAAAATGATGGAGATAACGGAAGGTAAACTACTAACTAATGAATTGTAATTT belongs to Hoplias malabaricus isolate fHopMal1 chromosome 9, fHopMal1.hap1, whole genome shotgun sequence and includes:
- the LOC136706657 gene encoding complement C1q tumor necrosis factor-related protein 6-like, whose product is MKLMLFFLLFVLGTNAQDPLTPSLDILKELSKIRTLEEKLKNMEEEMKKMKELNTGHTVAFSAFLLDSSQGHTNVGPFETLTTVIYKHVFTNIGEAYNKSTGDFTAPLKGVYDFQVSSKAKGNNEIYLLTGLFKNDAHVTSIYANQMFGMYSSSNGVTLSLEKGDRISVRLYPSAWIFDNGAHHHSSFSGHLLFPL